Proteins from a genomic interval of Nocardioides jishulii:
- a CDS encoding FecCD family ABC transporter permease — MSTIDQTAGRLPASPVAPTRGVAAHRRRYVLACGAISVVALAVAFAALCHGTTWSSPGETFAGILGRGDKAFVISEWRAPRVLAALVFGAALGLAGAVFQNLTRNPLGSPDIIGLDAGAWTGALLVITLASATPALLAVGSVTTGVATALVVYALSRQQGFSGLRLVVIGIAVNAMIVALNQWIILRSDLDVAIAATAWSAGSLNGLDWSEVLLPFGVVAVLAVGLALCSRTMHQAALGDEVAVTTGVRLGRHRLVMVLLGVGCTATVTAVAGPIVFVALAAPQIGRRLTRSAGVPLAAAAVTGALVLVASDLLAQTLAKPIVLPVGVITTALGGLYLIWLLVKEVKR; from the coding sequence GTGAGCACGATCGACCAGACCGCCGGGCGCCTGCCCGCCTCACCGGTCGCGCCCACCCGCGGCGTCGCGGCCCATCGACGTCGCTACGTGCTCGCCTGCGGCGCCATCTCCGTGGTCGCCCTGGCCGTCGCCTTCGCCGCGCTCTGCCACGGCACCACCTGGAGCTCGCCGGGGGAGACCTTCGCCGGGATCCTCGGACGGGGCGACAAGGCGTTCGTCATCTCCGAGTGGCGCGCGCCCCGGGTGCTGGCCGCCCTCGTCTTCGGCGCCGCGCTCGGCCTGGCCGGTGCGGTCTTCCAGAACCTCACCCGCAACCCGCTCGGCAGCCCGGACATCATCGGCCTCGACGCGGGTGCCTGGACCGGCGCGCTGCTGGTCATCACGCTGGCGTCGGCCACCCCCGCGCTGCTGGCGGTCGGGTCGGTGACCACAGGCGTGGCGACCGCGCTGGTCGTCTACGCGCTGTCGCGCCAGCAGGGCTTCAGCGGGCTGCGGCTCGTCGTCATCGGCATCGCCGTCAACGCGATGATCGTGGCGCTCAACCAGTGGATCATCCTGCGCTCCGACCTCGACGTGGCGATCGCCGCGACCGCGTGGAGCGCCGGTTCCCTCAACGGGCTCGACTGGAGCGAGGTCCTGCTGCCCTTCGGCGTCGTCGCGGTGCTCGCGGTGGGGCTGGCGCTCTGCTCGCGCACCATGCACCAGGCGGCGCTGGGCGACGAGGTCGCGGTGACCACGGGCGTACGCCTGGGCCGCCACCGCCTCGTGATGGTGCTGCTCGGCGTCGGCTGCACAGCCACCGTGACCGCGGTGGCCGGACCGATCGTCTTCGTGGCCCTGGCGGCGCCGCAGATCGGGCGCCGACTGACCCGCAGCGCGGGGGTCCCGCTGGCCGCCGCCGCCGTGACCGGGGCGCTGGTGCTGGTCGCGTCCGACCTGCTCGCCCAGACCCTGGCCAAGCCCATCGTGCTGCCGGTCGGCGTGATCACCACCGCCCTGGGTGGGCTCTACCTCATCTGGCTGCTCGTGAAGGAAGTGAAGCGATGA
- a CDS encoding ABC transporter ATP-binding protein has translation MTAALTPTPTAARLAARGVTLAYGERVISTDLTVEVPDGAFTAVVGANACGKSTLLRSMVRLLEPRTGAVELDGVDVRRLRPREVARQIGFLPQRLTPPEGIAVEPLVRRGRHPHRTLLSTWTPADQAAVDLAMAAAGVTDLADRRVEELSGGQAQRAWIAMVLAQETPYLLLDEPTTFLDIAHQYELLRLLAHLRDEGRTVVAVLHDVNQACRFADHLVAMKAGAVVAAGPPAEVMTPGLVREVFGMECDVVADPVAGTPMVVPH, from the coding sequence ATGACTGCCGCCCTGACCCCGACCCCGACCGCGGCCCGGCTCGCGGCCCGCGGCGTGACGCTGGCCTACGGCGAGCGGGTGATCTCCACCGACCTCACCGTCGAGGTGCCCGACGGCGCCTTCACCGCCGTCGTCGGGGCCAACGCCTGCGGCAAGTCGACGCTGCTGCGCTCGATGGTGCGACTGCTGGAGCCCCGCACCGGGGCGGTCGAGCTCGACGGGGTCGACGTACGCCGCCTGCGTCCCCGCGAGGTCGCGCGCCAGATCGGCTTCCTCCCGCAACGCCTCACCCCGCCCGAAGGCATCGCGGTGGAGCCACTCGTACGCCGTGGGCGTCACCCGCACCGCACCTTGCTGTCGACGTGGACTCCCGCCGACCAGGCGGCGGTCGACCTGGCGATGGCTGCCGCGGGCGTCACCGACCTCGCGGACCGTCGCGTGGAGGAGCTCTCCGGCGGTCAGGCGCAGCGGGCCTGGATCGCCATGGTGCTGGCGCAGGAGACGCCCTACCTGCTGCTCGACGAGCCGACGACGTTCCTCGACATCGCCCACCAGTACGAGCTGCTCCGGCTGCTGGCCCACCTGCGCGACGAGGGACGCACGGTCGTGGCGGTGCTGCACGACGTCAACCAGGCGTGCCGCTTCGCCGACCACCTCGTGGCGATGAAGGCCGGTGCCGTGGTCGCCGCCGGGCCACCGGCCGAGGTGATGACGCCGGGCCTGGTGCGCGAGGTCTTCGGGATGGAGTGCGACGTGGTGGCCGACCCGGTCGCCGGAACTCCCATGGTCGTGCCGCACTGA
- a CDS encoding AI-2E family transporter, with amino-acid sequence MSESTPRDDAGVEPGTRSAEAAAAETVSELGAGPRKEAVIGRGIAWSATWSARWILIAIALVILGEIVGKAWSILMPVALALLVTAVLSPIAGFFEHRAKFPPALAAAATLLGGVGLVTYGIYLMAPSVANGSTTIADDAIKGIDELQKWVRDSNLFNKEQIDDFLAAAQDRLEKSASVIAGGVLTGVSALTSAVINMVVVAFLVFFFLKDGRHFRPWLRKVAGPGVGAHLMEVSSRAWDTLGGFIRTQAMVSGIDAVLIGSGLLIIGVPLAIPLAVLTFFGGFVPIIGAITAGAIAVLVALVSNGLTGALWVLLLIVVVQQIEGNVLSPMLQSKSMNLHPVVVLLSVTLGSSLFGIAGAFLAVPTTAVAAVFFRYLLEQVDRTVALGGIAPPPRPDEEDEEKHVPLAGVAHKVGSMVTAVRSRRAARRHGSGGGDGA; translated from the coding sequence ATGTCGGAGAGCACCCCCCGTGATGACGCCGGTGTCGAGCCCGGGACCCGCTCGGCCGAAGCCGCTGCTGCCGAGACGGTGAGCGAGCTTGGCGCAGGCCCCCGCAAGGAGGCCGTGATCGGCCGGGGCATTGCCTGGTCGGCCACGTGGAGCGCCCGCTGGATCCTGATCGCGATCGCCCTGGTGATCCTCGGCGAGATCGTCGGCAAGGCCTGGAGCATCTTGATGCCGGTCGCGCTGGCACTGCTGGTCACGGCCGTGCTCTCCCCGATCGCCGGCTTCTTCGAGCACCGCGCCAAGTTCCCGCCGGCGCTGGCGGCGGCCGCCACCCTGCTCGGTGGCGTGGGTCTGGTGACCTACGGGATCTACCTCATGGCCCCCTCGGTGGCCAACGGCAGCACCACGATCGCCGACGACGCGATCAAGGGCATCGACGAGCTGCAGAAGTGGGTCCGCGACTCCAACCTCTTCAACAAGGAGCAGATCGACGACTTCCTGGCGGCTGCCCAGGACAGGCTGGAGAAGTCGGCCTCGGTGATCGCCGGAGGCGTCCTGACCGGCGTCAGCGCGCTCACCTCCGCCGTGATCAACATGGTCGTCGTCGCCTTCCTGGTCTTCTTCTTCCTCAAGGACGGCCGCCACTTCCGCCCGTGGCTGCGCAAGGTCGCTGGCCCCGGCGTCGGCGCGCACCTCATGGAGGTCTCGAGCCGGGCCTGGGACACCTTGGGCGGCTTCATCCGGACCCAGGCGATGGTCAGTGGCATCGACGCCGTGCTGATCGGCAGCGGCCTGCTCATCATCGGAGTGCCGCTCGCCATCCCGCTGGCGGTGCTCACCTTCTTCGGCGGCTTCGTCCCGATCATCGGAGCCATCACCGCCGGCGCCATCGCCGTCCTGGTGGCCCTCGTCTCCAACGGGCTCACCGGAGCGCTGTGGGTGCTGCTGCTGATCGTGGTCGTGCAGCAGATCGAGGGCAACGTGCTCTCGCCGATGCTCCAGTCCAAGTCGATGAACCTGCACCCCGTCGTCGTGCTCCTCTCGGTCACGCTCGGCAGCTCGCTCTTCGGCATCGCCGGTGCGTTTCTGGCGGTGCCGACGACCGCGGTGGCCGCCGTCTTCTTCCGCTACCTGCTCGAACAGGTCGACCGCACGGTCGCGCTCGGAGGCATCGCACCACCACCGCGGCCGGACGAGGAGGACGAGGAGAAGCACGTCCCGCTGGCGGGCGTCGCGCACAAGGTCGGCTCGATGGTCACGGCCGTACGCTCCCGGCGGGCCGCCCGTCGCCACGGATCCGGCGGAGGCGACGGGGCCTGA
- a CDS encoding MFS transporter has protein sequence MEASVPAVAPAGPPATSGWRRLVVVSAICQTLAMGVTFPAFSVLVLPVTAELGIGRPRLIGALTLATLIAAVAAVPVGRFMDRHGGRLLMVVGAACGVIGIATWASAQSVAQLYAAFVLLGLCMAFSAAEAGTAVLVMATTPRQRDTAILVSSTITGLGTAVYYPLTGWLEVELGWRATLLVYAGVLAVVAVPGHLWVVPGRVEHRQRQTTRRGLTLGPALRSGTFWILAAAFLAQASSNSAFALLMVAYFHDVGHSLRVAATLPVALGLLQVVSRLVLMPLAPRVGMPVLAMVACALQGVGMLAMPLAGVSVPLTLLCLTGVGLGFGLTMVSRPSLVASSFGALQFASIMAVLTVLVSLARSGSPLVGSLLSDWRMVVVSGALSLVAAALLLPIALRSRTTGEYEFDPAPAPAPVGASSAA, from the coding sequence ATGGAAGCCTCCGTGCCCGCCGTCGCTCCCGCCGGACCGCCCGCCACCTCCGGTTGGAGACGTCTGGTGGTGGTCAGCGCGATCTGCCAGACCCTCGCCATGGGCGTCACCTTCCCCGCCTTCTCGGTCCTGGTGCTACCGGTCACCGCGGAGCTCGGGATCGGCCGACCCCGGTTGATCGGCGCGCTGACCCTGGCCACCCTCATCGCCGCGGTGGCAGCCGTGCCCGTCGGCCGCTTCATGGATCGTCACGGCGGAAGGCTCCTGATGGTCGTGGGCGCGGCCTGCGGCGTCATCGGCATCGCGACGTGGGCGAGCGCCCAGTCGGTGGCCCAGCTCTACGCCGCCTTCGTGCTGCTGGGCCTCTGCATGGCCTTCTCCGCCGCCGAGGCTGGCACCGCGGTGCTCGTGATGGCGACCACCCCGCGCCAGCGTGACACCGCGATCCTCGTCTCCAGCACCATCACCGGCCTCGGCACGGCCGTCTACTACCCGCTCACCGGCTGGCTCGAGGTCGAGCTCGGCTGGCGGGCCACGCTGCTGGTGTATGCAGGCGTCCTCGCCGTCGTGGCCGTGCCCGGCCACCTGTGGGTCGTGCCGGGGCGCGTCGAGCACCGGCAACGCCAGACCACCCGGCGCGGCCTCACGCTCGGGCCCGCCCTGCGCTCGGGCACCTTCTGGATCCTGGCCGCCGCCTTCCTGGCCCAGGCGAGCTCCAACTCCGCCTTCGCGCTGCTGATGGTCGCCTACTTCCACGACGTCGGGCACAGCCTGCGAGTGGCCGCCACCCTGCCGGTGGCGCTGGGCCTGCTGCAGGTCGTCTCACGCCTGGTGCTGATGCCACTCGCACCCCGGGTCGGGATGCCGGTCCTGGCGATGGTCGCCTGCGCCCTGCAGGGGGTGGGGATGCTGGCCATGCCGCTGGCCGGGGTGTCCGTACCGTTGACGTTGCTCTGCCTGACCGGGGTCGGCCTGGGCTTCGGGCTGACGATGGTCTCGCGGCCGTCGCTGGTGGCGAGCAGCTTCGGGGCGCTCCAGTTCGCCTCGATCATGGCCGTCCTGACCGTCCTCGTCAGCCTGGCGCGCTCCGGCTCTCCGCTCGTGGGCTCACTGCTCAGCGACTGGCGAATGGTCGTGGTCTCGGGCGCGCTCTCGCTGGTGGCTGCGGCCCTGCTGCTGCCGATCGCCCTGAGGTCACGGACGACGGGCGAGTACGAGTTCGACCCCGCCCCGGCACCCGCCCCGGTCGGCGCGTCCAGCGCGGCCTGA
- a CDS encoding carboxyl transferase domain-containing protein: MTRLSARDLIDLVLDDDSWQSWDEAPDHSAATGAYAEQLAAAAEKSGVDESVITGEGTLRGRRVAVLASEFAFLAGSLGTASSERLVRSIRRATAAGLPLLGAPVSGGTRMQEGTVAFVQMVRIAEAIAAHKAAGLPYFVYLRHPTTGGVMASWGSLGHITVAEPGALLGFLGPRVYEALYGEPFPEGVQTAENLFARGIVDAVVPPEQISDIVHRALEIIDRRGPDGTDGAGGDAPATRPTTSPELDADPAADIDAWESVTRSRRPDRPGVRRLLKYAATDVVPLNGTGQGESDPGLLIALVRFGDSPCVFLGQDRRGQTPDHPMGPGALREARRGMRLASELGLPLVTAIDTQGAALSADAENGGLAGEIARCLAELVTLDAPTLCLMLGEGTGGGALALLPADRVVAAEHAWLSPLPPEGASAIVHRTTEHAPEMARAQHVRAQDLHARGTVDRIVAERPDAADEAEAFCRRVGAVLEQELATLIARGPGASDVRAARYGGLG; this comes from the coding sequence ATGACTCGCCTCTCGGCCCGCGACCTGATCGACCTGGTCCTCGACGACGACTCCTGGCAGTCGTGGGACGAGGCCCCCGACCACTCCGCGGCGACCGGGGCGTACGCCGAGCAGCTCGCCGCCGCAGCCGAGAAGTCCGGCGTCGACGAGTCCGTGATCACCGGCGAAGGCACGCTGCGCGGGCGTCGCGTCGCCGTGCTGGCCAGCGAGTTCGCCTTCCTCGCCGGCTCGCTCGGCACCGCGTCGTCGGAGCGGCTCGTACGTTCGATCCGCCGCGCCACCGCCGCTGGACTGCCGCTCCTGGGCGCCCCGGTCTCCGGCGGCACCCGCATGCAGGAGGGCACCGTCGCCTTCGTGCAGATGGTGCGCATCGCGGAGGCGATCGCCGCCCACAAGGCGGCCGGACTCCCCTACTTCGTCTACCTGCGCCACCCCACCACCGGCGGCGTGATGGCCTCGTGGGGCTCGTTGGGCCACATCACCGTGGCCGAGCCCGGCGCCCTGCTGGGCTTCCTCGGCCCCCGCGTCTACGAGGCGCTCTACGGCGAGCCCTTCCCCGAGGGCGTGCAGACCGCGGAGAACCTCTTCGCCCGCGGCATCGTCGACGCCGTGGTCCCGCCCGAGCAGATCAGCGACATCGTCCACCGTGCCCTCGAGATCATCGACCGGCGCGGCCCGGACGGCACCGACGGCGCGGGCGGAGACGCGCCCGCGACCCGGCCGACGACGAGCCCCGAGCTCGACGCCGACCCGGCCGCCGACATCGACGCCTGGGAGTCGGTGACCCGTTCCCGACGGCCCGACCGCCCCGGCGTACGTCGGTTGCTGAAGTACGCCGCCACCGACGTCGTGCCGCTCAACGGCACCGGCCAGGGGGAGTCCGACCCCGGCCTGCTCATCGCCCTGGTGCGCTTCGGCGACTCCCCGTGCGTCTTCCTCGGCCAGGACCGTCGCGGCCAGACCCCCGACCACCCGATGGGTCCGGGTGCGCTGCGCGAGGCCCGACGCGGCATGCGGCTCGCCTCCGAGCTGGGGCTGCCACTGGTCACCGCGATCGACACCCAGGGAGCCGCGCTCAGCGCCGACGCGGAGAACGGCGGCCTCGCCGGCGAGATCGCCCGCTGCCTGGCCGAGCTGGTCACCCTCGACGCGCCCACGCTCTGCCTGATGCTGGGCGAGGGCACGGGCGGCGGGGCGCTGGCACTGCTGCCGGCCGACCGCGTGGTCGCTGCCGAGCACGCCTGGCTCTCGCCGTTGCCACCCGAGGGCGCGAGCGCCATCGTGCACCGCACCACCGAGCACGCGCCCGAGATGGCCAGGGCACAGCACGTACGCGCCCAGGACCTGCACGCCCGCGGCACGGTCGACCGGATCGTGGCCGAGCGACCCGACGCGGCCGACGAGGCGGAGGCGTTCTGCCGCCGCGTCGGGGCGGTGCTCGAGCAGGAGCTGGCGACCCTCATCGCCCGCGGCCCGGGCGCCTCGGACGTACGCGCCGCGCGCTACGGCGGACTCGGCTGA
- a CDS encoding ABC transporter substrate-binding protein, whose amino-acid sequence MLLHSLPPRHPSVRTRPRLAVRLAAAIGALALGATLAACGSSGAETTEDGKTVIRYQSSAGAVTVPEIAAALGYLDDIELKLVGETTGGPESLRALATDQIDIASAFQGAIAKVVSTGAPVKAVAASYGSVGEVRQSVVVRDDGSVKKAKDLIGKKVALNTLGANWEAVLDTYLADSGLTPAEIDRVTLVPLPANVLEASLREKQIDAAFVSGPALEIARERPGLKVLTTDLDVVGPYTGGSFALHEKFIAENPEAAKELVAGITRAIEWTQTHTVEEVREFVIDFLTEQGRDDAVQTIQFWHGTGIPTAGGWLRDEDFSIWLDWLEASGEVDKGSVKVEDVYTNDLNPYADDAAFIDGYRSDPAEAEGAADE is encoded by the coding sequence ATGCTCCTGCACTCGCTGCCTCCTCGCCACCCGTCCGTGCGTACGCGGCCCCGCCTCGCCGTCCGCCTCGCTGCGGCCATCGGCGCGCTCGCGCTGGGTGCCACCCTCGCGGCCTGCGGCTCCAGCGGCGCGGAGACCACGGAGGACGGGAAGACCGTGATTCGCTACCAGTCCTCGGCCGGGGCGGTGACGGTTCCCGAGATCGCGGCCGCGCTCGGCTACCTCGACGACATCGAGCTGAAGCTCGTCGGGGAGACCACGGGCGGGCCGGAGAGCCTGCGGGCCCTGGCCACCGACCAGATCGACATTGCCAGCGCCTTCCAGGGGGCCATCGCCAAGGTTGTCTCCACCGGGGCGCCGGTCAAGGCCGTGGCCGCCTCGTACGGCTCCGTCGGCGAGGTGCGGCAGTCCGTGGTCGTCCGCGACGACGGCAGTGTCAAGAAGGCCAAGGACCTCATTGGCAAGAAGGTCGCGCTCAACACCCTCGGGGCCAACTGGGAGGCCGTGCTCGACACTTACCTGGCCGACTCCGGGCTCACTCCGGCGGAGATCGACCGGGTGACCCTGGTGCCGCTGCCCGCCAACGTGCTCGAGGCGTCCCTGCGCGAGAAGCAGATCGACGCTGCCTTCGTGAGCGGCCCTGCGCTGGAGATCGCCCGGGAGCGCCCGGGGTTGAAGGTGCTGACGACCGACCTCGATGTCGTGGGCCCCTACACGGGTGGTTCCTTCGCGCTGCACGAGAAGTTCATCGCCGAGAACCCGGAGGCGGCCAAGGAGCTCGTCGCCGGGATCACCAGGGCGATCGAGTGGACGCAGACGCACACGGTCGAGGAGGTGCGTGAGTTCGTCATCGACTTCCTGACCGAGCAGGGCCGCGACGACGCGGTGCAGACGATCCAGTTCTGGCACGGCACCGGCATCCCGACGGCCGGCGGGTGGCTGCGCGACGAGGACTTCTCGATCTGGCTCGACTGGCTCGAGGCGTCAGGCGAGGTGGACAAGGGGTCCGTGAAGGTCGAGGACGTCTACACCAACGACCTCAACCCGTACGCCGACGATGCGGCGTTCATCGACGGCTACCGGTCGGACCCGGCCGAGGCAGAGGGCGCCGCCGACGAGTGA
- a CDS encoding ABC transporter substrate-binding protein, giving the protein MPSLSLHSRVVAVATSLLLGAALSACGGAGGAATNADGDTVIRYQSYVGMLNVMELADALGYLDEADIELDRVGDVQGGPEGLRALTTDQVDVAGAFQGAIAKVVSTGAPITAVLAYYGSHDDVNFSFVVRQGDDIEGPRDLIGKKVAVNTLGANAEAVLDTYLAEGGLTEKEIAQVTLVPLPGTVSEASLRKKQVDAAFMSGSARDYALQRPGLDVLFSDVEVVGPYNGGGLALHDRFIQENPGAVGDLVGALAKAVVWSQDHSVEEVRDLIGDYLEEDGRGDQKEALGLWRGTGVSTEGGVLRDEDFSLWLDWLVAAGEIKKGSVEVDDIYTNEFNPYAKEK; this is encoded by the coding sequence ATGCCTTCCCTCTCCCTGCACAGCCGCGTGGTTGCCGTCGCCACCTCCCTGCTCCTCGGCGCCGCCCTGAGCGCCTGCGGTGGAGCCGGCGGCGCCGCGACCAACGCTGACGGTGACACCGTCATCCGCTACCAGTCCTACGTCGGCATGCTCAACGTGATGGAGCTGGCCGACGCGCTCGGCTACCTCGACGAGGCCGACATCGAGCTCGATCGGGTCGGCGACGTGCAGGGCGGGCCAGAGGGCCTGCGGGCGCTGACCACCGACCAGGTGGACGTGGCCGGCGCGTTCCAGGGAGCCATCGCCAAGGTGGTCTCCACCGGCGCCCCGATCACCGCGGTGCTCGCCTACTACGGCTCCCACGATGACGTGAACTTCTCCTTCGTCGTCCGCCAGGGCGACGACATCGAGGGCCCGCGTGACCTCATCGGCAAGAAGGTCGCCGTCAACACCCTCGGTGCGAACGCCGAGGCCGTGCTCGACACCTACCTGGCCGAAGGAGGGCTCACCGAGAAGGAGATCGCCCAGGTGACCCTCGTCCCGCTGCCCGGCACCGTCTCGGAGGCCTCGCTGCGCAAGAAGCAGGTCGACGCGGCGTTCATGTCCGGCAGCGCGAGGGACTACGCCCTCCAGCGCCCGGGCCTGGACGTCCTCTTCAGCGACGTCGAGGTGGTCGGCCCCTACAACGGCGGTGGCCTCGCCCTGCACGACCGCTTCATCCAGGAGAACCCGGGGGCCGTCGGCGACCTGGTGGGCGCTCTCGCCAAGGCCGTGGTCTGGAGCCAGGACCACTCGGTCGAGGAGGTCCGCGACCTGATCGGCGACTACCTCGAGGAGGACGGTCGCGGCGACCAGAAGGAGGCCCTGGGCCTGTGGCGCGGCACCGGAGTCTCCACCGAGGGCGGCGTGCTGCGCGACGAGGACTTCTCGCTCTGGCTCGACTGGCTCGTCGCGGCGGGCGAGATCAAGAAGGGCTCCGTCGAGGTCGACGACATCTACACCAACGAGTTCAACCCCTACGCCAAGGAGAAGTGA
- a CDS encoding ABC transporter ATP-binding protein: MSSRIELSGVRQTFQVRSDTDKQLHEFVALEDVDLTIEAGEFITLVGPSGCGKSTVLDLVAGLTRPTAGRLTADGVEITKPGLDRSVVFQQYTLLPWRTAVGNVEFALEAKGGLSRSERRERALEVLDLVGLTDFADRHPHELSGGMKQRVAIARSLSYDPQVLLMDEPFGALDAQTRERLQEELIGIWKRLGTTIVFITHDIDEAVFLGQRVAVMSARPGRIKALVDIQLDRSGGADVDIRSTPQFAHYRHEIWTLLRQANRRSSTPEGVTQVA, from the coding sequence ATGAGCAGCAGGATCGAGCTGTCCGGCGTCCGGCAGACCTTCCAGGTCCGCAGCGACACCGACAAGCAGCTGCACGAGTTCGTCGCCCTCGAGGACGTCGACCTGACCATCGAGGCGGGGGAGTTCATCACCCTCGTCGGGCCCTCGGGGTGCGGCAAGTCGACCGTGCTCGACCTGGTCGCGGGCCTCACCCGCCCGACTGCCGGACGGCTGACCGCGGACGGCGTGGAGATCACCAAGCCCGGCCTCGACCGCAGCGTGGTCTTCCAGCAGTACACGTTGCTGCCGTGGCGCACCGCCGTCGGCAACGTCGAGTTCGCGCTGGAGGCCAAGGGCGGGCTCTCGCGCTCCGAGCGTCGGGAGCGGGCCCTGGAGGTCCTCGACCTGGTCGGGCTCACCGACTTCGCCGACCGGCACCCGCACGAGCTCTCGGGCGGCATGAAGCAGCGTGTCGCCATCGCGCGCTCACTCTCGTACGACCCCCAGGTCCTGCTCATGGACGAGCCCTTCGGTGCGCTCGACGCCCAGACCCGCGAGCGCCTCCAGGAGGAGCTGATCGGCATCTGGAAGCGCCTCGGCACCACCATCGTCTTCATCACCCACGACATCGACGAGGCCGTCTTCCTCGGCCAGCGCGTCGCCGTGATGAGTGCGCGACCCGGCCGCATCAAGGCGCTGGTCGACATCCAGCTCGACCGCTCCGGCGGCGCCGACGTCGACATCCGCTCGACGCCGCAGTTCGCCCACTACCGCCACGAGATCTGGACGTTGCTGCGTCAGGCCAACCGTCGCAGCAGCACCCCCGAGGGAGTGACCCAAGTTGCCTAG
- a CDS encoding ABC transporter permease, producing MPSLLKERAEPKLNPRQEASAGVTHVSRYRRNAARGGRGVVGVLLLAVVWEVAPRLEIVPSYVVFPLSDVLVAWWELFTSGRIWGHLEASLVRSVIGFGLAVATAIPLGTAIAWYPPVRELLSPVLEIFRNTAALAILPVFVLVFGIGETSKVAIVLFACFFPILLSTISGVATVDPQLLRSARVLGLSPVTTFRKVVFPAAVPQIFTGIRMAGAAAILVLIAAEMIGATAGVGFLITYSQNNFLYPQMYAAILTTTALGLIVNGSLVALEKRLSRWRV from the coding sequence TTGCCTAGCCTGCTCAAGGAACGCGCCGAGCCGAAGCTCAATCCGCGTCAGGAGGCCTCCGCGGGGGTCACGCACGTCTCGCGATATCGCCGCAACGCCGCCCGTGGGGGACGCGGTGTCGTCGGGGTGCTGCTGCTCGCCGTCGTGTGGGAGGTGGCGCCGCGTCTGGAGATCGTGCCGTCGTACGTCGTCTTCCCGCTCTCCGACGTCCTCGTGGCGTGGTGGGAGCTCTTCACGAGCGGCCGCATCTGGGGGCACCTCGAGGCGAGCCTCGTACGCTCGGTCATCGGCTTCGGCCTGGCGGTCGCCACCGCGATCCCGCTGGGCACGGCCATCGCCTGGTACCCGCCGGTCCGCGAGCTGCTCTCACCCGTGCTCGAGATCTTCCGCAACACCGCGGCGCTGGCGATCCTGCCGGTCTTCGTCCTGGTCTTCGGCATCGGTGAGACGTCGAAGGTCGCCATCGTGCTCTTCGCCTGCTTCTTCCCGATCCTGCTCTCCACGATCAGCGGTGTCGCCACCGTCGACCCGCAGCTGCTGCGCTCGGCCAGGGTGCTCGGCCTCTCCCCGGTCACGACCTTCCGCAAGGTGGTCTTCCCGGCAGCGGTGCCCCAGATCTTCACCGGCATCCGGATGGCCGGCGCCGCAGCGATCCTCGTGCTCATCGCCGCCGAGATGATCGGCGCCACCGCCGGGGTCGGCTTCCTCATCACCTACAGCCAGAACAACTTCCTCTACCCGCAGATGTACGCGGCGATCCTCACCACGACGGCGCTGGGCCTGATCGTCAACGGCTCGCTGGTGGCGCTGGAGAAGCGCCTCTCCCGCTGGCGCGTCTGA